The window CCGACGCGCGCACCTTGCCATCTCTTTGTCCATCAACACAGATGAGTACGACTCCGAGGCGGAGTTCGAGATGGCTGTTTCAGTGGGCGCTTCCATTGGCCGCCAGGCCATCCGGGAGCAGCGTGACTTGGACGTCCTGACCCAAAAGGGGCCGCTCCGCTGTGAAACGGGCCGAAACCTGCTGGACGACATGACCAGGATCGTCGGGGCACCCATGCGGAAAACCGCCGTCGACCTCGCCCGCACCCTTGCAGATACTGTCCCCAACGCCTCCGTGGTGTTCTTCGTGGTGGGCAGCCACATTACTGCCACGCAGCTGCGCACGGCAGCTGCGTCTGTGCCTCCCGGCGTGCGGAGCCTGGCGGTGCGGGTTCAACCCGGTGCCGCGCCGTCGAGGGCCAACATCGCAGACCTGACGGTCCTGACTGTCGGCGACCTGGACGATCTCGCCATTGTTCTTCGAAAGGCGGCAGCATGAGCACCGCGCCCAATCTTCGTCCCCGCGCAAAAGAAGCCCGCGCAGCCAAGGGCACCCGCGCTGCCCAAGGTTCCAGGTCCGCGGCCAGGGCCAAGGGTGGATCCATCTTCAGCGACGGCCGGCCGTTGTGGCATTTTGCCGTTGACTGCGGTGCGCTTCTGGTGCTGCTGTTCCTTGGCGTCCTCGGGTTCACGCTGAGCTTCGGGGGAGACGCTCATTTCCTCGTCGCAGGTTTGGGTGGCGTGCTGCTGGGGCTGGGGATCGCAGTCCTCAACGCGCACCTCCGCTTGGGGCTGTTGATCACCACTGCGGTGACGTTCGGTGCCTACATGGTCTTCGGATCGGCGCTTGCAGTGCCGGACTCGGCAGTTTTGGGATTCCTGCCCAGCCTTGACTCCTTGCGGACGTTGCTGCTGGGCATCGTCTTTGCCTGGAAGGACATGCTGACTGTCGGCGTACCCGTGGGAACTGCGAACGGCATGCTCATTGTGCCGTTCCTGAGCTCGCTGGTGACGGCGCTGGCCGCGGGGTTGCTCACCTGGCGTCTGAAGAGCCCGTACTGGCCGTTGCTTCCTGTGCTGGTCCTGTTCGTCACCGGCATCGCCTTCAGTACCAGCGCGGGCTTCCTCAACGTGGAGCGTGGCGTCTCTCTGACCATTGTGTCCATTGTGTGGGCCACGTTCCGCCGCGACGTACTCCGCCGGAACAGCACCAAAGCCGTTTCGGCCAACAGGCCGGATTCCGACGCCGCCACCGCCCGGCGCGGGCAGCTCCGTCGCCTGGGTACTGCTGCAGCCGTGATCGCCGTTGCGGTGGGCGTCACCGCAATCGCCTCGCCCTTGGTCACGGCCAGCGATGACCGCAAGGTTCTCCGCAACACGATCGTTCCGCCTTTCGACCCCCGGGATTACATCACCCCGCTGGCGAGTTTCCGCAGCTTCGTCAAGGACGAGAAGGACAGCACGCTCTTCACGGTCAAGGGCTTGCCGAAGGATGCCCGTGTCCGGCTGGCTGCACTGGATGCCTTCAACGGCCTGAACTACACCATGGACCCCAACAGTTCCGGCAACTTCAGCAAGGTGGGCGATGCCCGTTCGCTGAACACGCTGGCAGACTCCGGGAGCCCGGTGCAGGGAACCAATTACACGCTGGACATCACCGTGGAGGACTATCAGGGATACTTCGTACCGGGTGGCCGACACACCACAGGTATGAGTTTTGCAGACACGTCCGGCGCAGCTTCGGGGCTCTACTTCAATGCCGGCACGGACACTGCCGTGACCACCAAGGGTCTGTCCAAGGGCGAGAACTACACCGTGCAGGTATCGGACCCCGGGACGCTGGAGCACGGACAGCTCACACAGTACGACTTTGCGAAGCTCACGCTGCCCGAGGCGGAGGAAGTGCCGCCGATCGTGGCATCGCAGGCGAACCAGCTTTCGGAGGATGCACCCACGGCCATTGACCGCGTGCGGCAGATCGAGGCGCACTTCCAGAAAAGCGGTGCTTTCAGCAACGGCCTGGTAGCTGAAGGACAGCTCCCCAGCCTTCCGGGCCACAGCGCTGCGCGCGTTCGCAACATGCTTTCCGCCAAGCAAATGCTCGGCGACGACGAACAATACGCCGTGTCCATGTCCCTCATGCTCCGCCATCTTGGCATTCCGTCCCGCGTGGTCATGGGGTTCTATCCGGATCCCAAGAGCCCCGAAAATGGCGCCGGCGACATCAAGATTACGGGCAAGGACGTCCACGCTTGGGTTGAAGTAGCGTTCGACCGCGTGGGATGGGTTACCTTCGATCCCACCCCGCCTAAGGACAATGTGCCCATCCCTCCGGACCCGGAAAACAAGTCCAAACCCAAGCCTCAGGTGCTGCAGCCGCCGCCCCCGCCGCAGGAGCCCGCAGACCTGCCGCCGGACTCCACCCCGGATGCGCTGGATGCAGACGAGAAGAAGAACAACCCGTGGCTTTTCTGGGGTCCGCTGCTCGCGGCTATTGGCGTGGCACTGATTCCCTTGGGGATCCTCGCCTTGCCGCTGCTGCTGATTCTGCTGCTGAAATCACGACGCCGGAAGGCCCGTTTCCGTGATGGCCACCCGGCCCAGCGGGTTGGCGCTGGGTGGAACGAAGTGCTGAGCCTGGTCACCGACATGGGTGCCTCGATTGACAACAAGTCCACCAGGCGTGAATCGGCGTCGGTCATTGCTGACGCGTTTCCTACTACCGGAACTACCACCACCCTGCTGGCCCACCGGGCCGACGCAGCTGTGTTCGGCGCGGGCCAGCCCAGTGAGGACCAGGTCAAGGAGTACTGGGAGATCGTTGATACATCATTGACGGACATCACGGGAAGCGTCGGTTTCTGGAAACGGCAGCAGGCACGGTTCTCGCCGCGCTCGTTGCTCTCAGATGGCCGCGCGGCCCTTCGCCGCCGGCAACAGAGCACCACTGAACCTGCCAAGCGCCGCTTTACATTGCCGTTCAAGAAGGACATCACCGATGAGCAATGAGACAGAACTTTGCCCGGCTTGCCGGCATCCGGTCCGTCCTGGCGCGACGTTTTGCACTCAGTGCGGTTCACCGCTGAATAACCGTGGCGCCCGCAAGGAAGGCAACATCAACCATGCCCAGAAGGCGGCGTTGGAGTTCGCCAACCGGCATGGTTTCTCCGATCCCGGTAGTATCTCGGTAGTGTCGGCTCCGGCGTCGCCGATGCAGCACGGTGCAAAGACCACGCCGGACCGTATGCCTGGGCCAGGGGGAGGGACCACAATGACCACCAAGCTCGAATTGGCGCCCGCCTCTGCCGGAAAACGCCTGGGCGCAGCTGTGCTGGACTGGCTGGGACCCTTTGCCGTGCTTGCCACCACCTTCGCTATTGGTATTGCCGGCATCACGCAGACCCGCAGGAACGGCTTCATCGTCTATGACACGGGCCTGCTGGTTCTCCTGGGAAGCATCGGTCTTGGCGTGACCGTGGTGTACACCTTTGTCATTCTTGGGCTGGAGGCGAAGTCCGGAAACACCATCGGAAACCAGCTCATGGGCATCCGCAGCGCGGATTCTGATGGTTATGCGCCGGGCGCTGGTGTTGTTTTTGTTCGTGGAATTCTCACCGGCGGCCTCTTGCTGCTGGGCTCCATTGTTGCCGTCATCTTGTCGGCGCTCGGATTGATCGGCCTAGTCCTCTGGATCGCCTTGCCGCTGATGTTCCTTGGTGTTGTATGGGCTGTCCTTGTGGTCATCTCCAACGCCTGGGACACGAACGGCAAGCTGCGGGGCTGGCAGGACAAAGCGGCAAAGTCGTTGGTCTTTGATGTCAATGCGGGCCGCAATCCGGTGACCACCGGAGGCATTCAAGGTCCGTACAGTTTCGCCCCCATGGATCTCCCGCCGGTTCAACCCGTAGCTTCCCCGGTACCGTCAGGACCGGCGTCGGGTCCCCGGCCCAACGGCAGCGTACCGACTGCCCCTGCCCAGACCGCGCCGGACCAGGCTGCCCCGGCCCACACCGCCTCGGCCACTGCAGCCCATGCACCTCCAGCACAGGCATCTCCCATGCACACCACTCCTGCGACGCCGGCCGTGCAGCCCTCCCATGATCCGAACCAATGGCGCCCGCCGTCGATGCCCTTCCCACCGGCACCGCACACAGCGGCAGCGCCGCAAGCGCCGGCACCGCAACCCCCGGCGGTGCAAGCACCCGCACCGCATGCCCCGGCGCCGCAGGCAGTGACGATCACGCCCCAAGACACTCTTGCGGTCACCGCTCACCCGGACGACGACGTGGAGCGCACCCAGATGCGCCCGGGCGCTGCCCGTGCCCAGGCCGTCCTGCGGATCCGGGTAGATGACGGACAGGACATCCAACTGGGCGGGTCAGTACTCCTCGGACGTAATCCGGCACCACAGGCCGGGGAATCGGTGGAGCAACTACTGCCCGTGACGGATCCTGGCCGGTCCATCTCCAAAACGCATCTGCATCTGCGTGTCGATGGCGACGGTGTCTGGGTCACAGACCGTAATTCCACCAATGGCAGCGCTGTCACCACGCCGGACGGTTTGCAAACCAGGCTCAACCCCGGCGAAGCAAGTTTTGTCCGTCCCGGTTCCACCGTTCACTTTGGGGACCGTTCCTTCCACCTAGGACAAGCATGAACTCACAGCCGGCTACCCCCCTCAACGCCGAAGCGGGCCCCGCTGAAGGCGGATCGGCGTTTCGACTCAGCTATGGGTACGGTACGGACCGCGGGCTGCGGCGCGAACTGAACGAGGACTCGTTCATCGCCTCAGACCCGGTGTTTGCCGTTGCCGACGGCATGGGCGGGCACGAAGCGGGAGAAATCGCCAGCGGCATGTGTGTCCGGGCCTTGGGCAGTGCCCCTGAATTGTCCACTGGCGTGCGCACCGCAACAGCAGCCGATCTTCAGTCCTGCCTGTTGAAGGCCGACGCCGCAATCCGGGACGCGACAGGCGCCCGTGCGGGGACCACGCTGTCCGGAGTGGTGGTGGTGGAACAGATGGGCCTGCCTTACTGGCTGGTGATGAATATTGGCGATTCCAGGACGTACCGTCTCAGCCAAGGGGAATTCACGCAGGTAAGTGTTGACCATTCCGAGGTCCAGGAACTGGTGGACTCCGGGGATATTACCGCCGAGCAGGCAACGGTTCACCCCCGCCGACACGTTGTTACCCGTGCCTTGGGAACCGGTGATGAGACCGAGGCCGATTTCTGGCTTCTTCCTATTCAGGAAGGAGATCGGATCATGATCTGCTCGGATGGCCTCAACGGCGAACTGGGCGATGACCACATGTTCCGCATCCTCAGCACCGTCGCCCATCCGCAGGATGCGGTGGACGCGCTGATTCAGGCCGCCTTGAGAAGTGGTGGCAGGGACAACGTCACCGTCATTGTGGTGGACGCCAAGAACGTCTTGAACGATGCCGGGATCGCCATCACTGCGCCCCGCCCTGAGGTAGCGTCCGAGGTTGAAGAGGACACCCTTCCCCGGGCTTGGGTGAATGGCACGGACGAGGCCGCCGGGTCTGACCAGGAGGAAGGCGTTGATGGGAAGCAGTAACCACCTTTCGCTGACCCGCTACCAGCAGGGTGAGTGGTTTGGCGT is drawn from Arthrobacter sp. 31Y and contains these coding sequences:
- a CDS encoding transglutaminase family protein → MSTAPNLRPRAKEARAAKGTRAAQGSRSAARAKGGSIFSDGRPLWHFAVDCGALLVLLFLGVLGFTLSFGGDAHFLVAGLGGVLLGLGIAVLNAHLRLGLLITTAVTFGAYMVFGSALAVPDSAVLGFLPSLDSLRTLLLGIVFAWKDMLTVGVPVGTANGMLIVPFLSSLVTALAAGLLTWRLKSPYWPLLPVLVLFVTGIAFSTSAGFLNVERGVSLTIVSIVWATFRRDVLRRNSTKAVSANRPDSDAATARRGQLRRLGTAAAVIAVAVGVTAIASPLVTASDDRKVLRNTIVPPFDPRDYITPLASFRSFVKDEKDSTLFTVKGLPKDARVRLAALDAFNGLNYTMDPNSSGNFSKVGDARSLNTLADSGSPVQGTNYTLDITVEDYQGYFVPGGRHTTGMSFADTSGAASGLYFNAGTDTAVTTKGLSKGENYTVQVSDPGTLEHGQLTQYDFAKLTLPEAEEVPPIVASQANQLSEDAPTAIDRVRQIEAHFQKSGAFSNGLVAEGQLPSLPGHSAARVRNMLSAKQMLGDDEQYAVSMSLMLRHLGIPSRVVMGFYPDPKSPENGAGDIKITGKDVHAWVEVAFDRVGWVTFDPTPPKDNVPIPPDPENKSKPKPQVLQPPPPPQEPADLPPDSTPDALDADEKKNNPWLFWGPLLAAIGVALIPLGILALPLLLILLLKSRRRKARFRDGHPAQRVGAGWNEVLSLVTDMGASIDNKSTRRESASVIADAFPTTGTTTTLLAHRADAAVFGAGQPSEDQVKEYWEIVDTSLTDITGSVGFWKRQQARFSPRSLLSDGRAALRRRQQSTTEPAKRRFTLPFKKDITDEQ
- a CDS encoding PP2C family protein-serine/threonine phosphatase, translating into MNSQPATPLNAEAGPAEGGSAFRLSYGYGTDRGLRRELNEDSFIASDPVFAVADGMGGHEAGEIASGMCVRALGSAPELSTGVRTATAADLQSCLLKADAAIRDATGARAGTTLSGVVVVEQMGLPYWLVMNIGDSRTYRLSQGEFTQVSVDHSEVQELVDSGDITAEQATVHPRRHVVTRALGTGDETEADFWLLPIQEGDRIMICSDGLNGELGDDHMFRILSTVAHPQDAVDALIQAALRSGGRDNVTVIVVDAKNVLNDAGIAITAPRPEVASEVEEDTLPRAWVNGTDEAAGSDQEEGVDGKQ
- a CDS encoding RDD family protein translates to MSNETELCPACRHPVRPGATFCTQCGSPLNNRGARKEGNINHAQKAALEFANRHGFSDPGSISVVSAPASPMQHGAKTTPDRMPGPGGGTTMTTKLELAPASAGKRLGAAVLDWLGPFAVLATTFAIGIAGITQTRRNGFIVYDTGLLVLLGSIGLGVTVVYTFVILGLEAKSGNTIGNQLMGIRSADSDGYAPGAGVVFVRGILTGGLLLLGSIVAVILSALGLIGLVLWIALPLMFLGVVWAVLVVISNAWDTNGKLRGWQDKAAKSLVFDVNAGRNPVTTGGIQGPYSFAPMDLPPVQPVASPVPSGPASGPRPNGSVPTAPAQTAPDQAAPAHTASATAAHAPPAQASPMHTTPATPAVQPSHDPNQWRPPSMPFPPAPHTAAAPQAPAPQPPAVQAPAPHAPAPQAVTITPQDTLAVTAHPDDDVERTQMRPGAARAQAVLRIRVDDGQDIQLGGSVLLGRNPAPQAGESVEQLLPVTDPGRSISKTHLHLRVDGDGVWVTDRNSTNGSAVTTPDGLQTRLNPGEASFVRPGSTVHFGDRSFHLGQA